In Rattus rattus isolate New Zealand chromosome 9, Rrattus_CSIRO_v1, whole genome shotgun sequence, a genomic segment contains:
- the Plekhh3 gene encoding pleckstrin homology domain-containing family H member 3 isoform X4 gives MPLPGGLWWLLCCRRGFTLLHRDYGDGELSGDGDEDEDDETFELRTPSPAGGGRGSLDVTLTQPTRNGPITDRLQSWEETWSLIPDKGLPEDDPDVIVKGWLYREPRGGGARPWLLPRRAWFVLTRDSLDQFSSSGKGARRLGSLVLTSLCSVTGPERRPKETGLWSVTVSGRKHSIRLCSPRQAEAERWGVALREVIASKAPLETPTQLLLRDIQESGGDPEAVALIYRRNPILRHTSSALYAPLLPLPYEVSAPGPGYAPLREEAVRLFLALQALEGARRPGPLMQGVLQTCRDLPALQDELFLQLAKQTSGPAGPPGLPATQDPAALRYWQLLTCMSCTFRPGGAVRGHLLGHLERTEQALPDSELAEYARFIRKALGRTRGRELVPSLAEISALSRRQELLCTVHCPGAGACPVSIDSHTTAGEVARELVGRLGLARSRNAFALYEQRGAQERALAGGTLVADVLTSLTSEEAELEDSPDSGWRLCLRLHGPLHPEGLSPEGHELPFLFEQAHALLLRGRPPPPDDTLRALAALRLQSLHRDFSPRGPLPLLDRLMPPPAPPREQPSRPARRPPPSAALLAGALWSPGLAKRRAERARRIGTGRSTESTAQVGGGGGGSTTAAVLGGWKRLRGMGQAEAMAAYLALAAQCPGFGAARYDVLELSTEPGGGAPQKLCLGLGAKAMSLSRPGESEPIHSVSYGHVAACQLIGPHTLALRVGDSQLLLQSPQVDEIMELVNAYLANPSPERPCSSSGPPSQDLPDTSPPSQHQVLEKPQGQSGCLRQLQD, from the exons ATGCCTCTCCCCGGGGGATTGTGGTGGCTTCTTTGCTGCCGTCGAGGCTTCACTCTTCTGCACCGGGACTACGGGGACGGCGAGCTTAGCGGGGACGGGGACGAAGACGAGGACGACGAGACCTTTGAGCTAAGGACCCCGAGTCCAGCGGGCGGCGGGAGG GGTTCCCTGGACGTTACACTGACTCAGCCAACAAGGAACGGGCCCATCACAGACAG ACTGCAGAGCTGGGAAGAGACCTGGAGCCTCATCCCAGACAAGGGACTTCCGGAGGACGACCCTGACGTCATTGTGAAAG gttGGCTGTACCGGGAGCCCCGTGGAGGAGGGGCACGGCCATGGTTGCTCCCACGCAGAGCTTGGTTTGTGCTCACCAGAGATTCCCTAGACCAGTTCAGCAGCAGCGGGAAAGGGGCAAGGCGTCTCGGAAGTCTGGTCCTCACAAGCCTGTGCTCAGTGACTGGGCCGGAACGTAGGCCCAAAGAGACCG GTCTGTGGTCAGTCACTGTGTCTGGCCGGAAACATAGCATCCGCCTCTGCTCCCCacgccaggcagaggcagagcgcTGGGGGGTAGCACTGCGTGAGGTGATTGCCTCCAAGGCCCCACTGGAGACCCCTACCCAACTACTGCTCAGGGACATACAG GAGAGCGGTGGGGACCCAGAAGCAGTGGCCCTTATCTACCGGCGGAACCCTATTCTGAGGCACACCAGTAGTGCCTTGTATGCCCCACTCTTGCCCCTGCCCTATGAAGTCAGTGCTCCAG GTCCAGGTTATGCACCCTTACGAGAGGAGGCAGTGAGGCTGTTCCTGGCACTGCAGGCCCTGGAGGGGGCACGGCGCCCTGGGCCCCTGATGCAGGGTGTGCTCCAGACCTGCCGGGACCTGCCTGCACTCCAGGACGAACTTTTCCTGCAGCTGGCTAAGCAGACCTCTGGTCCTGCCGGTCCCCCTGGGCTCCCTGCTACTCAAGATCCTGCAGCCTTGCGATACTGGCAGCTTCTCACTTGCATGAGCTGTACCTTTCGGCCCGGGGGAGCTGTCCGAGGGCACCTCCTGGGGCATTTGGAGAG GACGGAGCAGGCACTCCCGGACTCAGAACTGGCAGAATATGCACGCTTCATTCGGAAAGCCCTGGGCCGTACTCGGGGCCGAGAGCTGGTGCCTTCGTTAGCAGAGATTTCTGCACTGAGCAGAAGGCAAGAGCTGTTGTGTACCGTACACTGTCCCGGAGCTGGAGCCTGTCCTGTGTCCATCGATTCCCACACTACGGCGGGAGAG GTGGCTCGAGAGTTGGTGGGTAGACTAGGTTTGGCCCGGAGCCGGAACGCATTCGCTTTGTATGAGCAGCGAGGGGCCCAGGAGCGAGCCCTGGCTGGCGGGACTCTTGTGGCCGACGTGCTCACCAG TTTGACCTCAGAGGAAGCCGAACTGGAGGACTCGCCCGACTCCGGGTGGAGGCTGTGTCTTCGTCTTCACGGACCTCTGCACCCAGAAGGGCTATCTCCAGAGGGTCACGAATTGCCTTTCCTCTTTGAGCAG GCGCACGCACTGCTGCTGCGCGGCCGGCCGCCCCCACCCGATGACACACTGCGCGCCCTGGCGGCGCTGCGCCTGCAGAGTTTGCACCGCGACTTTTCCCCACGGGGTCCCCTGCCGCTCCTGGACCGTCTGATGCCGCCCCCCGCCCCGCCGCGCGAACAACCGTCGCGCCCTGCCCGGAGGCCACCGCCCTCCGCCGCCCTGCTGGCCGGGGCGCTCTGGAGCCCTGGCCTGGCCAAGAGGCGGGCGGAGCGTGCCCGGCGCATCGGGACGGGCCGCTCGACGGAAAGCACAGCccaggtgggaggaggaggcggcggcagcACGACGGCTGCGGTGCTGGGAGGCTGGAAGCGGCTGCGGGGCATGGGCCAAGCTGAGGCTATGGCTGCCTACCTGGCTCTGGCGGCGCAGTGTCCGGGGTTCGGCGCTGCTCGGTATGACGTTCTGGAGCTGAGCACG GAGCCTGGTGGAGGTGCTCCACAGAAGCTCTGCCTTGGTCTGGGAGCAAAGGCCATGTCGCTCTCCAGGCCTGGTGAATCAGAACCCATCCACAGTGTCAGCTATGGTCATGTGGCCGCCTGCCAGCTAATAGGCCCTCACACCTTAGCGCTGAGGGTGGGTGACAGCCAGCTCCTCCTGCAGAGTCCCCAG GTGGACGAGATCATGGAGCTCGTGAATGCCTACTTGGCCAACCCCTCCCCTGAGAGGCCCTGCAGCAGCTCTGGTCCTCCAAGCCAAGACCTGCCGGACACCTCCCCTCCCAGCCAGCACCAAGTTCTGGAAAAGCCCCAGGGACAGTCTGGCTGCTTGAGGCAGCTGCAGGACTAA
- the Plekhh3 gene encoding pleckstrin homology domain-containing family H member 3 isoform X3, which translates to MPLPGGLWWLLCCRRGFTLLHRDYGDGELSGDGDEDEDDETFELRTPSPAGGGRGSLDVTLTQPTRNGPITDRLQSWEETWSLIPDKGLPEDDPDVIVKGWLYREPRGGGARPWLLPRRAWFVLTRDSLDQFSSSGKGARRLGSLVLTSLCSVTGPERRPKETGLWSVTVSGRKHSIRLCSPRQAEAERWGVALREVIASKAPLETPTQLLLRDIQESGGDPEAVALIYRRNPILRHTSSALYAPLLPLPYEVSAPGPGYAPLREEAVRLFLALQALEGARRPGPLMQGVLQTCRDLPALQDELFLQLAKQTSGPAGPPGLPATQDPAALRYWQLLTCMSCTFRPGGAVRGHLLGHLERTEQALPDSELAEYARFIRKALGRTRGRELVPSLAEISALSRRQELLCTVHCPGAGACPVSIDSHTTAGEVARELVGRLGLARSRNAFALYEQRGAQERALAGGTLVADVLTRFENLTSEEAELEDSPDSGWRLCLRLHGPLHPEGLSPEGHELPFLFEQAHALLLRGRPPPPDDTLRALAALRLQSLHRDFSPRGPLPLLDRLMPPPAPPREQPSRPARRPPPSAALLAGALWSPGLAKRRAERARRIGTGRSTESTAQVGGGGGGSTTAAVLGGWKRLRGMGQAEAMAAYLALAAQCPGFGAARYDVLELSTEPGGGAPQKLCLGLGAKAMSLSRPGESEPIHSVSYGHVAACQLIGPHTLALRVGDSQLLLQSPQVDEIMELVNAYLANPSPERPCSSSGPPSQDLPDTSPPSQHQVLEKPQGQSGCLRQLQD; encoded by the exons ATGCCTCTCCCCGGGGGATTGTGGTGGCTTCTTTGCTGCCGTCGAGGCTTCACTCTTCTGCACCGGGACTACGGGGACGGCGAGCTTAGCGGGGACGGGGACGAAGACGAGGACGACGAGACCTTTGAGCTAAGGACCCCGAGTCCAGCGGGCGGCGGGAGG GGTTCCCTGGACGTTACACTGACTCAGCCAACAAGGAACGGGCCCATCACAGACAG ACTGCAGAGCTGGGAAGAGACCTGGAGCCTCATCCCAGACAAGGGACTTCCGGAGGACGACCCTGACGTCATTGTGAAAG gttGGCTGTACCGGGAGCCCCGTGGAGGAGGGGCACGGCCATGGTTGCTCCCACGCAGAGCTTGGTTTGTGCTCACCAGAGATTCCCTAGACCAGTTCAGCAGCAGCGGGAAAGGGGCAAGGCGTCTCGGAAGTCTGGTCCTCACAAGCCTGTGCTCAGTGACTGGGCCGGAACGTAGGCCCAAAGAGACCG GTCTGTGGTCAGTCACTGTGTCTGGCCGGAAACATAGCATCCGCCTCTGCTCCCCacgccaggcagaggcagagcgcTGGGGGGTAGCACTGCGTGAGGTGATTGCCTCCAAGGCCCCACTGGAGACCCCTACCCAACTACTGCTCAGGGACATACAG GAGAGCGGTGGGGACCCAGAAGCAGTGGCCCTTATCTACCGGCGGAACCCTATTCTGAGGCACACCAGTAGTGCCTTGTATGCCCCACTCTTGCCCCTGCCCTATGAAGTCAGTGCTCCAG GTCCAGGTTATGCACCCTTACGAGAGGAGGCAGTGAGGCTGTTCCTGGCACTGCAGGCCCTGGAGGGGGCACGGCGCCCTGGGCCCCTGATGCAGGGTGTGCTCCAGACCTGCCGGGACCTGCCTGCACTCCAGGACGAACTTTTCCTGCAGCTGGCTAAGCAGACCTCTGGTCCTGCCGGTCCCCCTGGGCTCCCTGCTACTCAAGATCCTGCAGCCTTGCGATACTGGCAGCTTCTCACTTGCATGAGCTGTACCTTTCGGCCCGGGGGAGCTGTCCGAGGGCACCTCCTGGGGCATTTGGAGAG GACGGAGCAGGCACTCCCGGACTCAGAACTGGCAGAATATGCACGCTTCATTCGGAAAGCCCTGGGCCGTACTCGGGGCCGAGAGCTGGTGCCTTCGTTAGCAGAGATTTCTGCACTGAGCAGAAGGCAAGAGCTGTTGTGTACCGTACACTGTCCCGGAGCTGGAGCCTGTCCTGTGTCCATCGATTCCCACACTACGGCGGGAGAG GTGGCTCGAGAGTTGGTGGGTAGACTAGGTTTGGCCCGGAGCCGGAACGCATTCGCTTTGTATGAGCAGCGAGGGGCCCAGGAGCGAGCCCTGGCTGGCGGGACTCTTGTGGCCGACGTGCTCACCAGGTTTGAGAA TTTGACCTCAGAGGAAGCCGAACTGGAGGACTCGCCCGACTCCGGGTGGAGGCTGTGTCTTCGTCTTCACGGACCTCTGCACCCAGAAGGGCTATCTCCAGAGGGTCACGAATTGCCTTTCCTCTTTGAGCAG GCGCACGCACTGCTGCTGCGCGGCCGGCCGCCCCCACCCGATGACACACTGCGCGCCCTGGCGGCGCTGCGCCTGCAGAGTTTGCACCGCGACTTTTCCCCACGGGGTCCCCTGCCGCTCCTGGACCGTCTGATGCCGCCCCCCGCCCCGCCGCGCGAACAACCGTCGCGCCCTGCCCGGAGGCCACCGCCCTCCGCCGCCCTGCTGGCCGGGGCGCTCTGGAGCCCTGGCCTGGCCAAGAGGCGGGCGGAGCGTGCCCGGCGCATCGGGACGGGCCGCTCGACGGAAAGCACAGCccaggtgggaggaggaggcggcggcagcACGACGGCTGCGGTGCTGGGAGGCTGGAAGCGGCTGCGGGGCATGGGCCAAGCTGAGGCTATGGCTGCCTACCTGGCTCTGGCGGCGCAGTGTCCGGGGTTCGGCGCTGCTCGGTATGACGTTCTGGAGCTGAGCACG GAGCCTGGTGGAGGTGCTCCACAGAAGCTCTGCCTTGGTCTGGGAGCAAAGGCCATGTCGCTCTCCAGGCCTGGTGAATCAGAACCCATCCACAGTGTCAGCTATGGTCATGTGGCCGCCTGCCAGCTAATAGGCCCTCACACCTTAGCGCTGAGGGTGGGTGACAGCCAGCTCCTCCTGCAGAGTCCCCAG GTGGACGAGATCATGGAGCTCGTGAATGCCTACTTGGCCAACCCCTCCCCTGAGAGGCCCTGCAGCAGCTCTGGTCCTCCAAGCCAAGACCTGCCGGACACCTCCCCTCCCAGCCAGCACCAAGTTCTGGAAAAGCCCCAGGGACAGTCTGGCTGCTTGAGGCAGCTGCAGGACTAA
- the Plekhh3 gene encoding pleckstrin homology domain-containing family H member 3 isoform X2: MCLWALRLTQGAVHLLGALRQRRRHAWPDLALPLPSLPGPRPIPSPSASARAKECGEAGWAAGTPGFALLIVHEHWGQMRELPPRDPGRGEKDILELGSASGTSQRKSSGRWPFEDFSLSCHLRQNSLPSLGSLDVTLTQPTRNGPITDRLQSWEETWSLIPDKGLPEDDPDVIVKGWLYREPRGGGARPWLLPRRAWFVLTRDSLDQFSSSGKGARRLGSLVLTSLCSVTGPERRPKETGLWSVTVSGRKHSIRLCSPRQAEAERWGVALREVIASKAPLETPTQLLLRDIQESGGDPEAVALIYRRNPILRHTSSALYAPLLPLPYEVSAPGPGYAPLREEAVRLFLALQALEGARRPGPLMQGVLQTCRDLPALQDELFLQLAKQTSGPAGPPGLPATQDPAALRYWQLLTCMSCTFRPGGAVRGHLLGHLERTEQALPDSELAEYARFIRKALGRTRGRELVPSLAEISALSRRQELLCTVHCPGAGACPVSIDSHTTAGEVARELVGRLGLARSRNAFALYEQRGAQERALAGGTLVADVLTSLTSEEAELEDSPDSGWRLCLRLHGPLHPEGLSPEGHELPFLFEQAHALLLRGRPPPPDDTLRALAALRLQSLHRDFSPRGPLPLLDRLMPPPAPPREQPSRPARRPPPSAALLAGALWSPGLAKRRAERARRIGTGRSTESTAQVGGGGGGSTTAAVLGGWKRLRGMGQAEAMAAYLALAAQCPGFGAARYDVLELSTEPGGGAPQKLCLGLGAKAMSLSRPGESEPIHSVSYGHVAACQLIGPHTLALRVGDSQLLLQSPQVDEIMELVNAYLANPSPERPCSSSGPPSQDLPDTSPPSQHQVLEKPQGQSGCLRQLQD; encoded by the exons ATGTGCCTGTGGGCCTTGCGCCTCACACAAGGCGCTGTCCACCTGCTGGGGGCCCTGAGGCAGAGGAGGCGTCACGCGTGGCCCGACCTggccctgcctctcccttccctgccggGCCCGCGTCCCATCCCGTCTCCTTCCGCCTCCGCCAGAGCCAAGGAATGTGGTGAGGCCGGCTGGGCGGCTGGAACGCCTGGGTTCGCTCTGCTCATAGTTCATGAGCACTGGGGCCAGATGCGGGAGCTCCCACCACGGGATCCTGGGCGAGGGGAAAAAGACATCCTAGAATTGGGGTCTGCATCAGGGACCTCACAAAGAAAAAGCTCAGGACGATGGCCCTTTGAGGACTTCTCATTATCCTGCCACTTAAGACAGaactctctgccttctctg GGTTCCCTGGACGTTACACTGACTCAGCCAACAAGGAACGGGCCCATCACAGACAG ACTGCAGAGCTGGGAAGAGACCTGGAGCCTCATCCCAGACAAGGGACTTCCGGAGGACGACCCTGACGTCATTGTGAAAG gttGGCTGTACCGGGAGCCCCGTGGAGGAGGGGCACGGCCATGGTTGCTCCCACGCAGAGCTTGGTTTGTGCTCACCAGAGATTCCCTAGACCAGTTCAGCAGCAGCGGGAAAGGGGCAAGGCGTCTCGGAAGTCTGGTCCTCACAAGCCTGTGCTCAGTGACTGGGCCGGAACGTAGGCCCAAAGAGACCG GTCTGTGGTCAGTCACTGTGTCTGGCCGGAAACATAGCATCCGCCTCTGCTCCCCacgccaggcagaggcagagcgcTGGGGGGTAGCACTGCGTGAGGTGATTGCCTCCAAGGCCCCACTGGAGACCCCTACCCAACTACTGCTCAGGGACATACAG GAGAGCGGTGGGGACCCAGAAGCAGTGGCCCTTATCTACCGGCGGAACCCTATTCTGAGGCACACCAGTAGTGCCTTGTATGCCCCACTCTTGCCCCTGCCCTATGAAGTCAGTGCTCCAG GTCCAGGTTATGCACCCTTACGAGAGGAGGCAGTGAGGCTGTTCCTGGCACTGCAGGCCCTGGAGGGGGCACGGCGCCCTGGGCCCCTGATGCAGGGTGTGCTCCAGACCTGCCGGGACCTGCCTGCACTCCAGGACGAACTTTTCCTGCAGCTGGCTAAGCAGACCTCTGGTCCTGCCGGTCCCCCTGGGCTCCCTGCTACTCAAGATCCTGCAGCCTTGCGATACTGGCAGCTTCTCACTTGCATGAGCTGTACCTTTCGGCCCGGGGGAGCTGTCCGAGGGCACCTCCTGGGGCATTTGGAGAG GACGGAGCAGGCACTCCCGGACTCAGAACTGGCAGAATATGCACGCTTCATTCGGAAAGCCCTGGGCCGTACTCGGGGCCGAGAGCTGGTGCCTTCGTTAGCAGAGATTTCTGCACTGAGCAGAAGGCAAGAGCTGTTGTGTACCGTACACTGTCCCGGAGCTGGAGCCTGTCCTGTGTCCATCGATTCCCACACTACGGCGGGAGAG GTGGCTCGAGAGTTGGTGGGTAGACTAGGTTTGGCCCGGAGCCGGAACGCATTCGCTTTGTATGAGCAGCGAGGGGCCCAGGAGCGAGCCCTGGCTGGCGGGACTCTTGTGGCCGACGTGCTCACCAG TTTGACCTCAGAGGAAGCCGAACTGGAGGACTCGCCCGACTCCGGGTGGAGGCTGTGTCTTCGTCTTCACGGACCTCTGCACCCAGAAGGGCTATCTCCAGAGGGTCACGAATTGCCTTTCCTCTTTGAGCAG GCGCACGCACTGCTGCTGCGCGGCCGGCCGCCCCCACCCGATGACACACTGCGCGCCCTGGCGGCGCTGCGCCTGCAGAGTTTGCACCGCGACTTTTCCCCACGGGGTCCCCTGCCGCTCCTGGACCGTCTGATGCCGCCCCCCGCCCCGCCGCGCGAACAACCGTCGCGCCCTGCCCGGAGGCCACCGCCCTCCGCCGCCCTGCTGGCCGGGGCGCTCTGGAGCCCTGGCCTGGCCAAGAGGCGGGCGGAGCGTGCCCGGCGCATCGGGACGGGCCGCTCGACGGAAAGCACAGCccaggtgggaggaggaggcggcggcagcACGACGGCTGCGGTGCTGGGAGGCTGGAAGCGGCTGCGGGGCATGGGCCAAGCTGAGGCTATGGCTGCCTACCTGGCTCTGGCGGCGCAGTGTCCGGGGTTCGGCGCTGCTCGGTATGACGTTCTGGAGCTGAGCACG GAGCCTGGTGGAGGTGCTCCACAGAAGCTCTGCCTTGGTCTGGGAGCAAAGGCCATGTCGCTCTCCAGGCCTGGTGAATCAGAACCCATCCACAGTGTCAGCTATGGTCATGTGGCCGCCTGCCAGCTAATAGGCCCTCACACCTTAGCGCTGAGGGTGGGTGACAGCCAGCTCCTCCTGCAGAGTCCCCAG GTGGACGAGATCATGGAGCTCGTGAATGCCTACTTGGCCAACCCCTCCCCTGAGAGGCCCTGCAGCAGCTCTGGTCCTCCAAGCCAAGACCTGCCGGACACCTCCCCTCCCAGCCAGCACCAAGTTCTGGAAAAGCCCCAGGGACAGTCTGGCTGCTTGAGGCAGCTGCAGGACTAA
- the Plekhh3 gene encoding pleckstrin homology domain-containing family H member 3 isoform X1: MCLWALRLTQGAVHLLGALRQRRRHAWPDLALPLPSLPGPRPIPSPSASARAKECGEAGWAAGTPGFALLIVHEHWGQMRELPPRDPGRGEKDILELGSASGTSQRKSSGRWPFEDFSLSCHLRQNSLPSLGSLDVTLTQPTRNGPITDRLQSWEETWSLIPDKGLPEDDPDVIVKGWLYREPRGGGARPWLLPRRAWFVLTRDSLDQFSSSGKGARRLGSLVLTSLCSVTGPERRPKETGLWSVTVSGRKHSIRLCSPRQAEAERWGVALREVIASKAPLETPTQLLLRDIQESGGDPEAVALIYRRNPILRHTSSALYAPLLPLPYEVSAPGPGYAPLREEAVRLFLALQALEGARRPGPLMQGVLQTCRDLPALQDELFLQLAKQTSGPAGPPGLPATQDPAALRYWQLLTCMSCTFRPGGAVRGHLLGHLERTEQALPDSELAEYARFIRKALGRTRGRELVPSLAEISALSRRQELLCTVHCPGAGACPVSIDSHTTAGEVARELVGRLGLARSRNAFALYEQRGAQERALAGGTLVADVLTRFENLTSEEAELEDSPDSGWRLCLRLHGPLHPEGLSPEGHELPFLFEQAHALLLRGRPPPPDDTLRALAALRLQSLHRDFSPRGPLPLLDRLMPPPAPPREQPSRPARRPPPSAALLAGALWSPGLAKRRAERARRIGTGRSTESTAQVGGGGGGSTTAAVLGGWKRLRGMGQAEAMAAYLALAAQCPGFGAARYDVLELSTEPGGGAPQKLCLGLGAKAMSLSRPGESEPIHSVSYGHVAACQLIGPHTLALRVGDSQLLLQSPQVDEIMELVNAYLANPSPERPCSSSGPPSQDLPDTSPPSQHQVLEKPQGQSGCLRQLQD; the protein is encoded by the exons ATGTGCCTGTGGGCCTTGCGCCTCACACAAGGCGCTGTCCACCTGCTGGGGGCCCTGAGGCAGAGGAGGCGTCACGCGTGGCCCGACCTggccctgcctctcccttccctgccggGCCCGCGTCCCATCCCGTCTCCTTCCGCCTCCGCCAGAGCCAAGGAATGTGGTGAGGCCGGCTGGGCGGCTGGAACGCCTGGGTTCGCTCTGCTCATAGTTCATGAGCACTGGGGCCAGATGCGGGAGCTCCCACCACGGGATCCTGGGCGAGGGGAAAAAGACATCCTAGAATTGGGGTCTGCATCAGGGACCTCACAAAGAAAAAGCTCAGGACGATGGCCCTTTGAGGACTTCTCATTATCCTGCCACTTAAGACAGaactctctgccttctctg GGTTCCCTGGACGTTACACTGACTCAGCCAACAAGGAACGGGCCCATCACAGACAG ACTGCAGAGCTGGGAAGAGACCTGGAGCCTCATCCCAGACAAGGGACTTCCGGAGGACGACCCTGACGTCATTGTGAAAG gttGGCTGTACCGGGAGCCCCGTGGAGGAGGGGCACGGCCATGGTTGCTCCCACGCAGAGCTTGGTTTGTGCTCACCAGAGATTCCCTAGACCAGTTCAGCAGCAGCGGGAAAGGGGCAAGGCGTCTCGGAAGTCTGGTCCTCACAAGCCTGTGCTCAGTGACTGGGCCGGAACGTAGGCCCAAAGAGACCG GTCTGTGGTCAGTCACTGTGTCTGGCCGGAAACATAGCATCCGCCTCTGCTCCCCacgccaggcagaggcagagcgcTGGGGGGTAGCACTGCGTGAGGTGATTGCCTCCAAGGCCCCACTGGAGACCCCTACCCAACTACTGCTCAGGGACATACAG GAGAGCGGTGGGGACCCAGAAGCAGTGGCCCTTATCTACCGGCGGAACCCTATTCTGAGGCACACCAGTAGTGCCTTGTATGCCCCACTCTTGCCCCTGCCCTATGAAGTCAGTGCTCCAG GTCCAGGTTATGCACCCTTACGAGAGGAGGCAGTGAGGCTGTTCCTGGCACTGCAGGCCCTGGAGGGGGCACGGCGCCCTGGGCCCCTGATGCAGGGTGTGCTCCAGACCTGCCGGGACCTGCCTGCACTCCAGGACGAACTTTTCCTGCAGCTGGCTAAGCAGACCTCTGGTCCTGCCGGTCCCCCTGGGCTCCCTGCTACTCAAGATCCTGCAGCCTTGCGATACTGGCAGCTTCTCACTTGCATGAGCTGTACCTTTCGGCCCGGGGGAGCTGTCCGAGGGCACCTCCTGGGGCATTTGGAGAG GACGGAGCAGGCACTCCCGGACTCAGAACTGGCAGAATATGCACGCTTCATTCGGAAAGCCCTGGGCCGTACTCGGGGCCGAGAGCTGGTGCCTTCGTTAGCAGAGATTTCTGCACTGAGCAGAAGGCAAGAGCTGTTGTGTACCGTACACTGTCCCGGAGCTGGAGCCTGTCCTGTGTCCATCGATTCCCACACTACGGCGGGAGAG GTGGCTCGAGAGTTGGTGGGTAGACTAGGTTTGGCCCGGAGCCGGAACGCATTCGCTTTGTATGAGCAGCGAGGGGCCCAGGAGCGAGCCCTGGCTGGCGGGACTCTTGTGGCCGACGTGCTCACCAGGTTTGAGAA TTTGACCTCAGAGGAAGCCGAACTGGAGGACTCGCCCGACTCCGGGTGGAGGCTGTGTCTTCGTCTTCACGGACCTCTGCACCCAGAAGGGCTATCTCCAGAGGGTCACGAATTGCCTTTCCTCTTTGAGCAG GCGCACGCACTGCTGCTGCGCGGCCGGCCGCCCCCACCCGATGACACACTGCGCGCCCTGGCGGCGCTGCGCCTGCAGAGTTTGCACCGCGACTTTTCCCCACGGGGTCCCCTGCCGCTCCTGGACCGTCTGATGCCGCCCCCCGCCCCGCCGCGCGAACAACCGTCGCGCCCTGCCCGGAGGCCACCGCCCTCCGCCGCCCTGCTGGCCGGGGCGCTCTGGAGCCCTGGCCTGGCCAAGAGGCGGGCGGAGCGTGCCCGGCGCATCGGGACGGGCCGCTCGACGGAAAGCACAGCccaggtgggaggaggaggcggcggcagcACGACGGCTGCGGTGCTGGGAGGCTGGAAGCGGCTGCGGGGCATGGGCCAAGCTGAGGCTATGGCTGCCTACCTGGCTCTGGCGGCGCAGTGTCCGGGGTTCGGCGCTGCTCGGTATGACGTTCTGGAGCTGAGCACG GAGCCTGGTGGAGGTGCTCCACAGAAGCTCTGCCTTGGTCTGGGAGCAAAGGCCATGTCGCTCTCCAGGCCTGGTGAATCAGAACCCATCCACAGTGTCAGCTATGGTCATGTGGCCGCCTGCCAGCTAATAGGCCCTCACACCTTAGCGCTGAGGGTGGGTGACAGCCAGCTCCTCCTGCAGAGTCCCCAG GTGGACGAGATCATGGAGCTCGTGAATGCCTACTTGGCCAACCCCTCCCCTGAGAGGCCCTGCAGCAGCTCTGGTCCTCCAAGCCAAGACCTGCCGGACACCTCCCCTCCCAGCCAGCACCAAGTTCTGGAAAAGCCCCAGGGACAGTCTGGCTGCTTGAGGCAGCTGCAGGACTAA
- the Ccr10 gene encoding C-C chemokine receptor type 10, which produces MVAVLGLVGNGLVLATHLAARRTTRSPTSVHLLQLALADLLLALTLPFAAAGALQGWNLGSTTCRAISGLYSASFHAGFLFLACISADRYVAITRALPAGQRPSTPSRAHLVSVFVWLLSLLLALPALLFSRDGPREGQRRCRLLFPESLTQTVKGASAVAQVVLGFALPLGVMAACYALLGRTLLAARGPERRRALRVVVALVVAFVVLQLPYSLALLLDTADLLAARERSCSSSKRKDLALLVTGGLTLVRCSLNPVLYAFLGLRFRQDLRRLLQGGGCSPKPNPRGRCPRRLRLSSCSAPTETHSVSWDN; this is translated from the coding sequence ATGGTGGCTGTGCTGGGTCTGGTGGGCAATGGCTTAGTCTTGGCCACCCATCTGGCAGCCCGCCGAACTACCCGATCTCCCACCTCCGTTCACCTGCTCCAGTTGGCCCTGGCTGACCTCTTATTGGCCCTGACCTTGCCTTTTGCTGCAGCAGGGGCTCTTCAGGGCTGGAATTTAGGAAGTACCACCTGCCGTGCCATCTCAGGCCTCTACTCGGCCTCCTTCCACGCAGGCTTCCTCTTCCTAGCCTGCATCAGCGccgaccgctatgtggccatcacAAGAGCTCTCCCAGCAGGGCAGCGGCCCTCCACGCCTAGCCGTGCCCACTTGGTCTCAGTCTTCGTGTGGCTGTTGTCGCTGCTTCTGGCTCTACCTGCGCTCCTTTTCAGCCGGGACGGGCCACGGGAAGGCCAACGACGCTGTCGGCTCCTTTTTCCCGAAAGCCTCACGCAGACTGTGAAAGGGGCAAGCGCCGTGgcgcaggtggtcctgggcttcGCGCTGCCTCTGGGTGTCATGGCAGCCTGTTATGCGCTCCTGGGCCGCACGCTTCTGGCCGCCAGGGGGCCAGAGCGGCGGCGTGCACTGCGCGTCGTGGTGGCCTTGGTGGTGGCCTTCGTGGTGCTGCAGTTGCCCTACAGCCTCGCCCTGCTGCTGGATACAGCCGATCTACTGGCAGCCCGTGAGCGGAGCTGCTCCTCCAGCAAGCGCAAGGATTTAGCTCTGCTGGTCACCGGAGGCCTGACCTTAGTCCGCTGCAGCCTCAATCCGGTGCTGTACGCTTTTTTGGGCCTGCGCTTCCGCCAGGACCTGAGGAGGCTGCTACAGGGCGGAGGATGCAGCCCGAAGCCCAACCCTCGTGGCCGCTGCCCCCGCCGACTCCGCCTTTCTTCCTGCTCCGCTCCTACTGAGACCCACAGTGTCTCTTGGGACAACTAG